The Bacteroidota bacterium DNA segment TATTGTTGTATTTAATTTTCCTGAAGGGGATACTATTTTTAAACCAATTGGCGATCAGGATTATTACGATATGAAACGAGCAGACCCGGTTGGGTTTAAACCTCGTCCGGATCAGATTGGTACACGGCCAATTGATAAAAGAGAAAATTATATTAAGCGCTGTGTGGGTGTCCCGGGAGATTCTTTAAAAGTGGTAAATGGAGATTTATATATTAATGGCGAATTAGCTTTTCAAGCCGAACATTTGCAAAAATCATATCGCATTGTTTTTAAACCAAACATTACAGTACCTCCGGATTTTTTAGAAGAACAAGGTGTGAATTTAATGGACTACGAACGCAATGGATTGTATTCCGATAATCAAATGTTTGTGATAGTAAATATTGATAAAGAAACATTAGAAAGATTTAAAAATAATCCTTCTGTTGATTTGGTGGAAGTGATTACAAAATCAAAATTTAATGTTGCAGATCAAAGAGAATATTCACCTAACAGATATTATCCGCATGATGCAGATTTACAGAAAAACAGTATTGATGATTTCGGTCCGATATATATTCCTAAACGAGATGCAACTGTACAAATCACCAAAGAAAATTATGCATACTTTCAACGCATTATTGAATTTTATGAAGATAATATAGTAACCTTTGATTCTAAAGGAGATCCGATGATGGATGGTGCTCCACTTACAACTTATACTTTTAAACAGAATTATTATTTCATGATGGGTGATAACAGACACCGCTCTCTTGACTCACGTTTTTGGGGCTTTGTTCCTGAGGATCATGTGGTGGGAAAAGCTTCTATGGTGTGGTGGAGTTGGGATAGTAAAAAACCAATGTTCCAAAGATTCGGAACAATACGTTGGGATCGTGTCTTTCGTTTTTTATAAAAATGTAATTGAATGAAAAACAAGCAATTTCAGATGTATGTGTTTGCTGTAATAGCAAGCTTATTCATAGGTATTTCTTTTATATCCTGCAAATCTGCGCATGCAGAAAAATCCAGCACATTTAAAGTGTATGGCAATTGTGAAATGTGTAAAAAAACAATTGAAACTGCATTGGATACGGAGGGCATTTATTATTCCGACTGGAATAAAGACAGCAAAATGATTAATGTGAAATATGATTCTACAATGTATTCGCTTGATCAAATTCATGTATTAATATCCAATACCGGTTATGATACAGAAACTACCCGTGCAACTGAAGAAGCGTATATGGGTTTAGAAGAATGTTGTCAATACGAAAGACCAATGTAGTATTTAACCGCAAAGACCGCTAAGGAAAAAAACGCAAAGTACACTAAGAAAAGAATTAAAAAACTTTGTGTGTTTTATGATAAAAAAAAATAACCGCAAAGACCGCTAAGAAAAGAATTAAAAAACTTTGCGTGCTTTGCGGTAAAAAATAAAAATAACCGCAAAGACCGCTAAGAAAAGAACCCAATTAAAAACTTTGCGCTCTTTGCGGTAAAAAATAAAATAAAACACAAAGGACACTAAGAAAAGAATCAATAAATTTTGTGTGTTTTGCGAAAAACTTTGCGCACTTTGCGGTAAAATTTTTTCCGGTAAAATCAAAATTATTCTTCATGACAGAAAATGAAATATCAAATAAGGTAATTGGTTTAGCTATCGAAGTGCATAATGCATTAGGCCCTGGGCTTCTTGAAAGCGCATACCAAGAATGTTTGTTTTATAAAATCATTCAATCAGGTTTGTTGGCTGAAAAAGAAAAACCCTTGCCACTAATTTTTGAAGAAGTAAAATTGGAAGTTGGATATCGAATAGATATTTTAGTTGAACAAAAATTAGTAATTGAAGTAAAAAGTTTGGAAGCATTAAACGATATTCATTTAGCTCAAATATTAACATATATGAAAATTGGAAACTTTAAACTTGGATTAATTATAAACTTCAATACTTTATTACTTAAAAAAGGAATAAAAAGAGTTGTAAATAATTTATAAGTGCTTTTGCCATTTACGGTAAAAAAAAATAGCCGCATAGAACACTAAGGAAAAGTACCCAATTTAAAACTTTGTGTCCTTGGCGAAAAAATCTTTGCGCACTTTGCGGTAAAAAATAAAAATAACCGCAAAGAACTCTAAGAAAAGAATTAAAAAACTTTGTGTGCTTTGCGAAAAACTTTGCGCACTTTGCGGTAAAAATATTTTTTCCGGTAAATTCAAAATTATTATTCATGCAAATAACACTTATAGCAATTGGTAAAACAAAGGATAAACATCTTATAGCATTAATTACAGATTATGTACAACGCATTAATAGATATAGTAAATTCATTATTAAAGAATTGCCGGATATAAAAAATGCTGCATCATTAAATACAGAATCATTGTTAAAAAAGGAAGCAGAACTTCTATTAAAAAACATCTCCCCTAACGATAGTGTAGTACTCTTAGATTCAACAGGAAAACAAAATACTTCCGATACATTTGCAAAATTTATAGCTCAGAAGCAGGTAGGTAATACAAACAGTTTGGTTTTTATAATTGGTGGTGCTTATGGTTTTCATAAATCCATATATAATGCATTTCCAGAAAAATGTAGCCTCGCAACACTTACCTTCACACATCAAATGGTACGCTTAATTTTTTGCGAACAATTGTACAGAGCATTTACCATAATTAATAATGAACCATATCATCATACATAACAATAAATGGAATTCACAAACATTACAGTAATTATTATTATTCTCACTGCTATCACATCTATACTGGCGTTTAATAATGCAGTGATGAAAGGGGCATCTTTATTCTATCCATATCTTGTAAAAAAACATGGCGAATGGCATCGCTTTCTTACTAGTGGTTTTGTGCATGCTGACTGGCTTCATCTTGCAGTTAATATGTATGTATTGTATATGTTCGGTGATATTTTAGAAAAATATTTATTACCTGCGTACTTCCATCAAAAAGCTAAATTGATTTTTTTAATAATTTATATTGGCGGAATGATAGTAGCAGATATTCCTTCTTATATAAAGCACAGAAACGATCCTTCCTATAGATCTCTTGGCGCATCAGGTGCTGTTTCCGCAATTGTATTTGCCGGTATTCTTATCAATCCCTGGCAAGGTGGAATCGGATTATTATTTCTTCCTGGAATTATGTTACCTCCTGTTGTATTTGGAGTGTTGTATTTAATTTTCACAGTATATATGTCTCGCCGGCAAATGGATAATGTAAATCATGATGCACATCTCTTTGGGGCGCTGTTCGGATTTGTTTTGCCGGGTATTATAAAGCCGGAAATTTTTCAATCATTCTTCGACCAAATATTTTCTAAATTATGATTATTGATTTAAGAAGCGATACAGTTACTTCACCCACTGAAGAAATGCGAAATGCGATGCGCAATGCACCTGTGGGTGATGATGTATTTGGCGAAGATCCATCCATTAATCAATTGGAAAAAATGATTGCGGAAATGTTTGGAATGGAAGCAGCATTATTTTGTCCGACAGCAACAATGTGCAATCAAATTGCAATGAAAGTGCAGACACAACCCATGGATGAAATTATTTGCGATTGGCTTTCTCATATTTATCAATACGAAGTTGGTGGTTACGCTTTTTTATCCGGATGCAGTATAAAATATATACATACAGAACGTGGCATACTTTCTCCTGATCAAATTAAAACATGTATAAACCCAATTGATATACATAAACCAATAAGCAGATTAGTTTGCATTGAAAATTCTTGTAATAAAGGCGGAGGTTCCACTTATACATTAAATCAAATTAATTCAATCAGCGATTTATGTAAAAAAGAAAATTTAGCATTGCATCTCGATGGTTCCCGTGTGTTTAATGCACTCACATTTACAGGTGATGATGCTAAACAATATGGCAATTATTTTAACACGATTACTATTTGTCTTTCCAAAGGTTTGGGTTGTCCTGCTGGTGCATTATTATTGGGAAATGCAGAAACAATTCTTAAAGCACGTCGCATTCGAAAAGTATTTGGTGGCGGAATGCGCCAAGCAGGAATTTTAGCTGCGGCAGGAATTTATGCATTGGAAAATAATATAGATAGATTGAAAAAAGATCATAGCAATGCATCCATAATTTCAGAAACACTTTCTAAGACAAACTACATTAAAAATGTAATGCTTGTAGAAACCAATATTATCATCTTTCAATTACAAGATTCAATTTTAGATAGGGATTTTATTCATTATTTGAAATCAAAAAACATCAAAGCATTTGCATTAGGTAATAATCAAATCCGTTTTGTTACACATCTGGATATTACTTATAAAATGATTGCGCCAATAACAGATGCACTTATCCACTTTAGTTATTAAACCCGTTCGAAAACAAGGGTGACAAAAGTCAATAACGTGTTTGACTTAATTGCACTTTTGCCCTATCTTTCCCCTTTAATTTTGTTTCGAAATTAAAAAGATCAATAACTTAAAAATCAAAACAATGAAATCAATTAAAATTATCGGATGCTTTTTATTTCTCTTAATGACAGGCACATTAGTTCAAGCTCAAAGTAAAACCTACAAATTAGTATCGGGTTCCACCATGAAAATATCAGGTGGATCAAATGCCCACGACTGGTCAGAAGAAGTAAAAACCATGAGTGGCTCTGCATCAATTGATACAGATAGCAAAACCAAATTCACACTTAATCAACTCACCTTTAAAGCGGAAGTAAAATCCATAAAAAGTACGAAAGGCAGTGTTATGGATGATAAAACTCATGAAGCATTTAATGCAGATAAATATCCATATATCACTTTCGATTTGGCAGAAGTAAAATCAGTTTCTGTAGTAGCCGGAGGATTTTGGCTTACTACTCAAGGAAATTTATCTATGAATGGTGTAACGAAATTAATTGATCTGGATGTGAAAGCAATAATGAACAGCGATGGAACAATTTCTTTTGAAGGCAATAAATCATTTAACATGAGTTTGTACGGAATTGATCCCCCTACTGCAATGATGGGTACAATGAAAGTGAAAGATCCTGTACGCATTGATTTTAAAGTAACCTATCAATAACAATAAATTAAACCCTTAATTATCTAATACATTACAATTACCAAAAATTAAAAACAATGAGAACGAATAAAACCAAAATCAGACTAATGCTAATGAGTGTTGTTATTTTTATAAGTAACACTTTATTAGCCCAACAACCTACTATTAATTACTATCATGAAAATGATAAAGCAGGTATAAATAAATTTGAAACTACCAAAGAAGATCTGGTACCTTTTACAGGAGTGAAGGTGCGGGTTGGTGGTGCCTTTAATCAAAATTTTCAATCATTAAGCCACGAAAATGTTGTTGACACTTCTTTCTTTTTAGATGGAAATACTGACGGTGTTGACGACCGTAGTTTATATCGCTTAGCTCCCGGTTTCAATCTTGCCGAAGCAAACTTAAATTTAAATGTACAATTAGCAGATGGTGTACGTCTTGAATTAGTAACTTATCTATCCACTCGTCACCATAATGAAGCATGGGTAAAAGGTGGATATATCCAATTTGATAAATTACCTTTTGTTGCAAATCAGGATAACTTCTTTAATAAATTCATGACTTTAAAAGTAGGTCACATGGAAATTAACTATGGCGATTCTCACTTCAGAAGAAGCGATGCTGGTTATACTATGCAAAATCCATTTATTGAAGGTAATATCATGGAATCATTTACTACAGAAATTGCAGGTGAATTATATTATCAGAATAATGGATGGCTTGCAATGTTTGGTTTAACCACAGGCGAATTGAAAGGAAATATTTTTAAAGAAAATGCAATTGATCCTGTTTCTGCAGATACTAATAAAAGGTCTCCTGCAATTATTATAAAACTAGGATACGACAAGCAAATTAATGAATCAATGCGTTTCAGAATTACGGGCTCTATGTATTCCACTGCAAGTTCTGCAGCCGGAACTACAAACACACTTTATGGTGGCGACCGCAGTGGTTCAGATTATTATCTTGTTATGGAAAACACTGCTGCAAATGCAACTGCAAATGCATTCTCAGGAAGATATAATCCCGGCTTTAAAGATGCCGTAACTGCTTTCCAATTCAATCCATTCTTTAAATACAACGGATTGGAAATATTCGGTACTATTGAATTTGCATCAGGTCGTTCATTAACTGAAGCTATTGATCCGGAAGACCGCAGTGTAAGTCAATATGGTGGTGATGTTATTTATCGTTTCTTCGATAATGAAAATGTATATCTTGGGTTGCGATATATGATGGTAAGTAGTGAGCAACGTGGAGTAAATGATCAAGGTGAAGGTATAATTCTGGATCAGAACCAGGATATAACTCGCTTTGCCGGTGTTGTTGGTTGGTTTGTTACTGATAACATTCTTGCCAAATTGGAATATGTTACTCAATCTTATACTGGTTTCAGCAGTGGAACAATATTTTATGATGGTTGGGACGACACAGATTTAAGCGGTGATGCAGGATTTAATGGCATTATGCTGAGTGGCTCTATAGCGTTCTGATTTTGATTTTGATAATAATAAACTCCCGTATCTTTTTTAAGAGTACGGGAGTTTTAATTTTACACTTATCATGAATACGCCTTGGTATATTTTATTTTTGATTCTATTGTTAAGTGGAGCAACGCATTTATTTTCCCAAGCTAACACTTATACATTTTACTTATCAGATGAAAGTAATTTTCAAGTGGATGGTACCACGAATGTAGTTGGCTTTTCGTGTAAAAGCAATCAATATTACAACAGAGTTCAAATACCAATCAACCGTTCTGAAACACAAATTTCATTTGAAAAAAATACGCTAAAAGCAAAAACAAAAGCATTGGATTGTGGAGGCTCTGGTATTAACGGTGATATGTATAAAACATTAAAAGCTGATACTTATCCAACTATAAATATTGAATTGAAAAAAATTACCTTCACTCAAAAACTGCAACCATCCAAATGGATAAACTCCAAAGTGGAAGTGTATATGACAGTTGCTGGAAAAAGGAATTTTGAATCCTTTACAATTAAAATTATGGATTTGCAGAATAACAATTATAAAATTCAGGGAAAGCATACCATCTATCTCACCAATTATAACATCTCTCCTCCCAAGGCAATGCTGGGTCTTATTTCTGTAAAAAATGAAATCGAATTGGTGTTTGACCTTCAGGTGAATATGACTCCAAACTAAAACCGTTTATCTTCTCTTTCAACATTGGATTGTATTATTAACTTTGAAAGTCAATCAACACATATATGCAATCAAAATTATTACTGCGGACTTTTATATTCATTTGTTTTACAGCTCTTCTCAGCGGTTGTAATCTTGGGCCAGGCGAAGGCGGCACTGCAAGCATAATCGGCAAGGTAAAAGTTTTGGAATATAACGGCTCAGGAATTTTAGTAAATGAATATTATGCTGCCGATGAAAGGGTATATATTATTTATGGTGACGAAACTTTTCAAAGTGATGAAGTGCGCACAAGTTATGAAGGCTCTTACAGATTTGAATTTTTAAGGAAGGGTGATTATACCATTTATGTGTATTCCGATTGCCCTCCTTGTGATGGTGAAACTCAAGCAATCCTTGAAAGCGTAAGCATTACAAAAAATGGTGAGGAAATTTCAGTACCTGAAATTACAATTGAAAAACACTGATTGAATAATTTACAATCCATATTAAATCAATTACAATCCATTACACTTCCTGAAATGAATGCAGTGGAATTGTTAGACAGAAAGGATACAAAGTTTCTGTTCGACATTAACCAACTTTCTGGAGTGCTCAGCGATCTTATTGATAATTACTTTGTGTTGGAAATAAATAACATTCGCTTAATCAGCTATGCTAATTTGTATTTTGATACCAAAGATTTTCAATTTTATTTTCAGCATCATAACGGCCGGTTAAATCGCTATAAAATGCGGATTCGTCAATACACAGATACCGGCTTATGCTTCTTTGAAATTAAATTTAAAACCAATACCGGTCGCACTGTAAAAAAGAGAATGCGGTTGGAGAAATTTGAACCGGTAATCACTTCTGAGATTGAAAATTTTATTTTGAAAGAAACACCAATCAATCCAAAAACATTAATTCCAAATACAGAAATCACTTTCAAACGAATCACATTAGTTGAAAAAAACTTTCAGGAACGGGCAACTATTGATACAGGACTTATTTTGAAAAATAAGGATCAGGAAAAAAAATTTGAAACTATTGCCATCGCAGAATTAAAACAAAACAGAACTGCTTCAGGCTCCATATTTCGTGAAGTAATGCGCAATCATTATTCCCGTGAATTGCGCCTCAGCAAATATTGTATCGGACTATCCTACCTACATCCTGAATTGAAACAAAACCATTTTAAACCAAAGCATCTTGCTATTCAAAAAATTGAGAAAAATAAATTAGTATATGAATGAATTAGATTCACTTAACATGACTGATGTAGAATCAACGGATACAGAGACGTTTCAGATTATGGATATTAAATTATATGATGATGATTTCATCGATCTCTTTGTGAGATTCTTTTTTAATCTGCTGATGACTTATCTGTTGTTGCGATTCATATATCGCAGTGATAAGAAAAATAAAAATTATGTATTTACTTATTATGTGTTCAGCACATTAATATTCTTTCTTTGTTATATGATGAACTCTGTAAAACTCAGTTTAGGTTTTGCCTTCGGATTGTTTGCAGTATTTTCTATTCTGCGATATCGAACGATAAGTATTCCGATGAAAGAAATGACCTATTTATTTTTAGTAATCGGCATATCTGTAATCAATGCATTAACCACTAAGAAAGTATCATTTGTAGAATTGTTATTTACAAATGTGGCTATCATAAGCATTACAGTAATTCTGGAAAGATTGTGGTATCGGGAAGGATTATACGAACGAGTTATACTCTATGAAAAAATTGAAAATATTAAACCGGAAAATCGTGTAGAAATGTTAGAGGATTTGCGTAACAGAACAGGATTGGATATACGTGAATTTGATATTGTAGAAACCGATTTCGTACGTGATATTGCAAGGTTGCGTGTATATTATAAATCATAATTACAATGCAACGACGATTACACATAATTCTATTTTTTCTATTCCTGAGTACTTACACTTATGGGCAGGATATTAATTATGGAGTATGGACGCAGGCAGGTGTTTCCTTTGATATTGCAAAAGATTTAAAAGCTTCTGTTTCTGAAATGTATCGTCAGGATTTACAAACTCCAATACGCAGAGCTTATATTACAGAATTAGGTTTGAAATACGACCTCTCAAAAAAGTGGTCTGTGGCTGGTGAATACCGATTGAAATTATTACCATCAGAATACAGAAATCGCATTGCTTTATCTGCAAACTTTCGTGAAGGAATGGGGATTTTTGATTTATATGTTCGCTCGAAATTGCAATATGAATGGAGGCAATATGGATCTCCGGAATCCGCATGGAGAAATCGTTTTAAGATGCGTTTTGATTATTTTAAAGATGTGAAACCCTATGTATCTTACGAATTATTTATTAATAAAAATAATGAGGAAATAAATCTCACCACTTACAGAGGTTCAGTTGGTGTTGATTGGGAACTGAACAAACACAATGCTTTTGATATTTATATAATAACCGATCAGGAAATCTATGAAGCAAGCCCAACACTAGATTTGATTTTTGGCGTTAGTTATGAATATAAATTTAAATGAAACTATTTACACCTATAATTCTATTTTTTCTATTTGCATCCTTTACTTGTAGCGCACAATATCAGGAAATCTCCGATTCTATATCCATAGATTTGAGCTTTAACAATTATAATTTTTCCAATGCAATTTCTACTGAAAATAGAAACACAATATTTTTTTTAGAAGATAAAAATCCATTGAATTATAATTATCCGAATATTATTCTACCTGCATACTGCTTAGGTGCTTTTTGCAAATTCGAAAACTACCTGAATTATAAAAAGAAATTACCTGTAAATTTTGGAACGGATTGATAAGTATCGGGTATTGAGTACTGAGTTTTTAGGGGATGGTGAATGGTGAGTAGTGAGTGGTGAGTAAAAAATCAGTGATGAGTAATCAGTAATGAGTTATTGTCAATGGTCTAAGTCAATGGTCTAAGTCAATGTTCTAAGTCAACAGTTAATCACAATTGATATACAAATCCGGAGTTTCGATAATATTACTCCAATTTCCTGCCCTGTCTCTTATTTGAATTGAGTAATGAAATGTATCTACATCAGTTGCAGAAATGCAAGTAGAGATTCCTCGGGTTGCATGAATTACTCCTGAGATTGCTTTATGATTTCCCTCTAAATTCACAAATGGAATTTTACTACCGATTCGATAACCCGGAACACGACTATCTTCCCAAAACATATTTAATGAATCAATTTCCAATCCGCCAATATCACCATCACCATCTTCAAAATAAATATCCACCTTCAAGCTATCCGGATCAAATTTTATAAAATTTACTTTGTTCACAGATTCAAAACGAATAAATGGTTCTATAGGATATTCAGGTGGCTTAATACAGGATGTAATAAGTATGGCAGTAATTGCAACTGAAAAAAATATTTTAATCATAGTTTTGATAACACCAAAAATAATGCATTATTATAACTTTAGCACATGGAGAGAGAGTTGCCACTATTAGACAATTTTATAAATATTACACCTGATAATTTTATAGCACCAGCACTTCAGGTGTTTTATTATCAGGCAAAAGCGGTTCCGGTATATCGTGATTTTTTACACCTGCTTGACGTGAAGCCTGAAAAAATTACGGCACTGCATCAGATTCCTTTTTTACCTGTGGAATTATTTAAAACACATTCGGTAATTGCAAATGGTTTTACTCCTGAAATAGTATTTGAAAGCAGCGGCACTACAGATAGCATTACTTCAAAACATCCGGTTGCAAATCTTGAAATATATAAGCAGAGTATTTTGCAAACATTTAAAAAATTTTACGGAAATCCAAAAGACTATTGCATACTTGCCTTATTACCTTCATACATAGAGCGCAACAATGCCTCGCTGATTTATATGTGCAATTATTTAATGGAATTAAGTGGCAATAGCAACAATGGATTCTATTTGAATAATCAACAGGAATTAGCAGATGCAATAAGTTATAATGAATCTAAAAAAATAAAGACATTATTGATAGGTGTCAGTTTTGCATTACTGGATTTTGCCGAAAAATTTCCAATGGCATTAGCGCAAACTATAATTATGGAAACCGGTGGAATGAAAGGACGCAGAAAAGAAATTACACGCAATGAATTACACAAAATTTTAATGCATGCTTTTCAATTAAAAACTATTCATTCAGAATATGGTATGACTGAATTATTATCACAAGCATATAGTACAGGAAATGGTATTTTTTTTACACCACCATGGATGCGCATTTTAATTCGGGATACAACAGATCCATTTACAATTTTAGAAACACAAAAAAACGGATTAATAAATATTATAGATCTTGCAAATCAATACTCATGCAGTTTTATTGCAACACAAGATACCGGCATATTATATACTGAAAATTCATTTGGAGTAACAGGTCGTTTCGATACGGCCGATGTGCGTGGTTGCAACCTAATGGTAGTTTAATTTTTATTGCGCAATGCATGTACTGCATTAATCAATGCATTTGTAGAACTATCGTGCGATGTAATATTTTGGTCTGTATTTATTTCAGGTAAAATTTTCAATGCTAATTTTTTTCCTAATTCCACTCCCCATTGATCGAAACTAAAAATATTCCACAATATACCTTGCACAAAAATTTTGTGTTCATACATTGTAATTAAATTTCCTAAAGAGTGGGGAGTTATTTTATCCAATAAAAAAGTATTGGAAGGACGATTTCCCTCAAATACCATAAAAGGTGTTAAGCTTTCAATTTCTTCTTCTGATTTATCTTGCG contains these protein-coding regions:
- the lepB gene encoding signal peptidase I; the protein is MGAGYVIFFSLSFLLLEVGLYKMFEKAGLPGWKGLIPFYNAWYMIKLTGKPSYWLILLFIPVINAVIVFLLATEWVKAFGKDGFWPGVAAMMFPQFYFPVLGFDPNTKYVGIPAEVFKNRQKSFWREWADAIAFAVVAATFIRTFIFEAYTIPTTSMEGTLLAGDFLFVSKVNYGPRFPITPIAFPFAHHTMPVIGGKAYSTIIQLPYLRLMGFQSIKRNDIVVFNFPEGDTIFKPIGDQDYYDMKRADPVGFKPRPDQIGTRPIDKRENYIKRCVGVPGDSLKVVNGDLYINGELAFQAEHLQKSYRIVFKPNITVPPDFLEEQGVNLMDYERNGLYSDNQMFVIVNIDKETLERFKNNPSVDLVEVITKSKFNVADQREYSPNRYYPHDADLQKNSIDDFGPIYIPKRDATVQITKENYAYFQRIIEFYEDNIVTFDSKGDPMMDGAPLTTYTFKQNYYFMMGDNRHRSLDSRFWGFVPEDHVVGKASMVWWSWDSKKPMFQRFGTIRWDRVFRFL
- a CDS encoding GxxExxY protein, which produces MTENEISNKVIGLAIEVHNALGPGLLESAYQECLFYKIIQSGLLAEKEKPLPLIFEEVKLEVGYRIDILVEQKLVIEVKSLEALNDIHLAQILTYMKIGNFKLGLIINFNTLLLKKGIKRVVNNL
- a CDS encoding 23S rRNA (pseudouridine(1915)-N(3))-methyltransferase RlmH; translated protein: MQITLIAIGKTKDKHLIALITDYVQRINRYSKFIIKELPDIKNAASLNTESLLKKEAELLLKNISPNDSVVLLDSTGKQNTSDTFAKFIAQKQVGNTNSLVFIIGGAYGFHKSIYNAFPEKCSLATLTFTHQMVRLIFCEQLYRAFTIINNEPYHHT
- a CDS encoding rhomboid family intramembrane serine protease; protein product: MEFTNITVIIIILTAITSILAFNNAVMKGASLFYPYLVKKHGEWHRFLTSGFVHADWLHLAVNMYVLYMFGDILEKYLLPAYFHQKAKLIFLIIYIGGMIVADIPSYIKHRNDPSYRSLGASGAVSAIVFAGILINPWQGGIGLLFLPGIMLPPVVFGVLYLIFTVYMSRRQMDNVNHDAHLFGALFGFVLPGIIKPEIFQSFFDQIFSKL
- a CDS encoding aminotransferase class I/II-fold pyridoxal phosphate-dependent enzyme, producing MIIDLRSDTVTSPTEEMRNAMRNAPVGDDVFGEDPSINQLEKMIAEMFGMEAALFCPTATMCNQIAMKVQTQPMDEIICDWLSHIYQYEVGGYAFLSGCSIKYIHTERGILSPDQIKTCINPIDIHKPISRLVCIENSCNKGGGSTYTLNQINSISDLCKKENLALHLDGSRVFNALTFTGDDAKQYGNYFNTITICLSKGLGCPAGALLLGNAETILKARRIRKVFGGGMRQAGILAAAGIYALENNIDRLKKDHSNASIISETLSKTNYIKNVMLVETNIIIFQLQDSILDRDFIHYLKSKNIKAFALGNNQIRFVTHLDITYKMIAPITDALIHFSY
- a CDS encoding YceI family protein; amino-acid sequence: MKSIKIIGCFLFLLMTGTLVQAQSKTYKLVSGSTMKISGGSNAHDWSEEVKTMSGSASIDTDSKTKFTLNQLTFKAEVKSIKSTKGSVMDDKTHEAFNADKYPYITFDLAEVKSVSVVAGGFWLTTQGNLSMNGVTKLIDLDVKAIMNSDGTISFEGNKSFNMSLYGIDPPTAMMGTMKVKDPVRIDFKVTYQ
- a CDS encoding YceI family protein; this translates as MNTPWYILFLILLLSGATHLFSQANTYTFYLSDESNFQVDGTTNVVGFSCKSNQYYNRVQIPINRSETQISFEKNTLKAKTKALDCGGSGINGDMYKTLKADTYPTINIELKKITFTQKLQPSKWINSKVEVYMTVAGKRNFESFTIKIMDLQNNNYKIQGKHTIYLTNYNISPPKAMLGLISVKNEIELVFDLQVNMTPN
- a CDS encoding polyphosphate polymerase domain-containing protein; this translates as MNNLQSILNQLQSITLPEMNAVELLDRKDTKFLFDINQLSGVLSDLIDNYFVLEINNIRLISYANLYFDTKDFQFYFQHHNGRLNRYKMRIRQYTDTGLCFFEIKFKTNTGRTVKKRMRLEKFEPVITSEIENFILKETPINPKTLIPNTEITFKRITLVEKNFQERATIDTGLILKNKDQEKKFETIAIAELKQNRTASGSIFREVMRNHYSRELRLSKYCIGLSYLHPELKQNHFKPKHLAIQKIEKNKLVYE
- a CDS encoding DUF4956 domain-containing protein, coding for MNELDSLNMTDVESTDTETFQIMDIKLYDDDFIDLFVRFFFNLLMTYLLLRFIYRSDKKNKNYVFTYYVFSTLIFFLCYMMNSVKLSLGFAFGLFAVFSILRYRTISIPMKEMTYLFLVIGISVINALTTKKVSFVELLFTNVAIISITVILERLWYREGLYERVILYEKIENIKPENRVEMLEDLRNRTGLDIREFDIVETDFVRDIARLRVYYKS
- a CDS encoding DUF2490 domain-containing protein; the protein is MQRRLHIILFFLFLSTYTYGQDINYGVWTQAGVSFDIAKDLKASVSEMYRQDLQTPIRRAYITELGLKYDLSKKWSVAGEYRLKLLPSEYRNRIALSANFREGMGIFDLYVRSKLQYEWRQYGSPESAWRNRFKMRFDYFKDVKPYVSYELFINKNNEEINLTTYRGSVGVDWELNKHNAFDIYIITDQEIYEASPTLDLIFGVSYEYKFK
- a CDS encoding acyl transferase, producing MERELPLLDNFINITPDNFIAPALQVFYYQAKAVPVYRDFLHLLDVKPEKITALHQIPFLPVELFKTHSVIANGFTPEIVFESSGTTDSITSKHPVANLEIYKQSILQTFKKFYGNPKDYCILALLPSYIERNNASLIYMCNYLMELSGNSNNGFYLNNQQELADAISYNESKKIKTLLIGVSFALLDFAEKFPMALAQTIIMETGGMKGRRKEITRNELHKILMHAFQLKTIHSEYGMTELLSQAYSTGNGIFFTPPWMRILIRDTTDPFTILETQKNGLINIIDLANQYSCSFIATQDTGILYTENSFGVTGRFDTADVRGCNLMVV